TTACTAAGATGATCGCGTGAAGGATCGAGTGCTTTCGAGAGTTTTTTAAGATCAAATATCTTCCCGTTCATACGCTCATCAAGAAGGCCATCAGAAATACCCTGCTTAATATATTCTGGGAATTTTTGTTCGTGAAGCTTCTTCAGCTCTTTTTCGTCAACATAATCACCTAGAATGTTTTTGTAGATATTTTTTAAAAGGAGACGTGCAGCAATCTTATCAAAATCTGGATCATCCTTAACATTCTGAAGCGCTGTATGAATAACTGCTTCATCAAGCTGCTCACTCGTAATACCATCGAAGAGCGTTAACTGAAGTTCGGTCGCAACCTGAACAACCTTTTGAATTTGATCTGGAAGACCCTCGCTGGCTTTTACCAATGCGAGATTGATCTTATTAGCGTCAAATGGTTCGCGGGTGCCATCGCGTTTTACCACATGAATTTCGCTCATCCCTAATCCCCTGCTACTTTTATTATTTATATTTCTGCCCTCACACCCCGTCTCTCAGGGTGCAAGAAAGATACCGCCCGTAGCGTTAACGTTACCCTCCTTGCTAAATGTGTGTTTTTATTGAACTACTACATATATAGTGTCTGAATATGACTATAGACGCTATATAGCCGGTTTTCAAGCATATTTTGTGAGTTTTAATTACCACATGCGACCTAACACTTTATAGCGTTCTGTTTGTTATTTACAACGCTATATATAGAAGTGAAAGTTATGAAACACTTAGCGATCACAGCCCTACCTACCTACTAACGCAACCCAGAGCCGATCGACAACACCGTACATTATGGAATTATCCTGCCTTCACCGACTAAGACACCTCCATTTCGTATATATATGAAAAAATGACCACTATATATGTGGTCATTTTTTCATGGCGGAGAGAACAGGATTCGAACCTGCGATACGGTTGCCCGCATACACGCTTTCCAAGCGTGCGCCTTCAGCCACTCGGCCATCTCTCCTAATACTTTCTATTTTACCAGATTATATCAGTTGTATAATTTACCGGCACTTATGGTTGCTTTTCTCTTTAAATCAAACCTATAATAAGACACAGAATGGCCAAAACGAAAACCCCGCCAGTTATAGAACTGAGAGGCCTTACCAAACGGTACGGATTGGGGGATGCCGAACAAACAGCGCTCGATGAAATTGATCTAGTCATTGAAAAAGGCGAATTCATCACCATAATGGGACCAAGCGGCTGCGGCAAAACCACACTTCTCAATATCATCGGATTACTCGACCGTGCAAACGGTGGCGAGTATTTTCTTGATGGAGTATCAGTAGAACGAATGAGCAGTGCTCGCCATGCCCGTGTGCGCAGCCAACAAATTGGAATTGTATTTCAAAGCTTCAATCTTATTAATCGGCTTTCTGTTATAGAAAATGTTGCCCTTCCCCTTGCCTACAAGGGTATGAGTCGTACTAAGAGACTACGCCAAGCGAGCGAAAGTCTCAAGAACTTCCACCTCTCAGAGCGTGAGTACTATATGCCATGGCAGCTTTCGGGCGGACAGATGCAGCGCGTAGCGATTGCCCGAGCCCTTGTAAACAATCCGTCTATTATTTTGGCAGACGAGCCAACCGGAAATCTAGATAGCCGTTCAAGCCATGTGATCATGGAAGAGTTATCCGACATTCATAAACGCGGCAATACTATTATTATGGTTACACACAACCCCGATCTCACCACATATGCCTCACGCGTGATTCACATGCTCGATGGCACAATAGACAGCGACACAAAGACGCCGATCGTTATTGAAAAACCAGCACCAAAGGTTTCAATGGGAAGTCGCCGAATCAAGACCGCCAAGTCTACTAAAAAATCAAAAACGAAAGCGAAAGCGAAGAAAAAATGAGTCGTCCATTATTTATTGAACATTTTCAAAACGCCTACCATTCGCTTCGTCTCACCAGAATGCGCACCGCACTCACGACGCTCGGTGTAGCTATAGGCGTTGCTAGCATTACGGTCATACTTTCGTTAAGCAGTGGCATTGCCCAAGTTATCTCACACCAAGTACAGGAACTCGGTGGCAACATAGCCGTTGTCCGTCCTGGCGTACAACATAATGACCTTGCGGGTTTTGCAAACCCTACAATCGAACAAAATTACACAACTAGTACTATTACCGAACAAGACCTGTCTGATATTAATCAGATTAATGGTGTTGATAAAGCAGCACCATTAATGGTTATAAACGGCACACTAAAATCTAAATCGAACACCGTAAAGCAAAGTACGATAGTCGCCACGACACCAGAGCTTGCTGATATCGCACAGCTGCCTATTGCCGATGGTCAGTTTATCGATAGCGTAACCAATAAAAATACTGCCGTTATTGGCAGCAAGCTCGCAGTAGATCTCTTTGGAACTGATCAACCTATTGGACAAAGCTTCACCACCAACGGGCAGCAGTTTACTATCATTGGCATCTTAAAGCCGATGAACAACCCTATCAACTACAATAATATAGATTTCGACCATACACTCATACTAAGCCTTGAGAGTGGAAAAACCTTCCACCAAGGTACGGCCCAAATTCAACAAATTGATGTTAGTGCAAAAAACAAAGATGACCTACCTCGTATCATTAACGACATTACCAGTAAAATGACGGGAAATCATCTTGGTGAGCAGGATTTCAGCGTGCTTTCTGGTCAACAAGTCTCTCAGCCTACAAATAGGTTTTTTATCGCACTCACCGTGGTTATGACCATTATTGCTAGTATCTCCTTGCTTGTAGGCGGCATAGGCATCATGAACATTATGCTCGTTGGCGTTGCCGAGCGTACTCGCGAAATTGGTCTTCGCAAGGCTGTAGGTGCTAGCAATGGTAATATCGTTATGCAGTTTCTAGTAGAGTCACTTATTATCAGTATCCTTGGTGGCATTTTAGGTTATATTGGCGGCTATTTGATTGCATTTATTATCAGTACATTTCTCACGTTTAACCCAGCCCTCACCTGGCAAATCGCCGTGGCAGCTCTCAGCACATCCATCGTAGTTGGGGTTATCTTTGGACTTTACCCTGCTCTTCGCGCAGCGCGCAAAGACCCCATCGAGTCTTTGCGACACTATCATTAGCTTTTAGTCGTCCAGTTGTTTTTTGAGTTTTTCAATAAGCTGTACAGGCGTTGGGTCGACGCCATTTAGTACCGCTACGTAAATACTTACAAAATCAGCCAAAATACTGCCCCATAGCATTTGAGCAATAACACTTTTGCCTTTCATTTTGATTTCCATAGCCTTAGGGCGTTGACCACTTAATAAGCGATCACTGATTTCAATACGCTTTAAGATGCGTGGGTGTTCAAATTCACTTACAAGATCAAATATGGCGAACGGCTTTTCTACAGGGTGCGAAGTCCATCCAATAAACTCGTTGTGATTAAATTCGGGATACTCGTTCCAAAATGAAACATTTTTAGCATTTTCGTTCCAACTAATCTTCCACTTGTAGGCAACGGGCGACATAAGACTACCGGCATAAAATACTGGGGTTTTACCGACACTCATAAGAGCAAGCTGCTTGGCATAGTTTTTATCAGTCGTAGCGCCACTGACCCAGTTCAAGGTCTCTTCGCCAAGCCAGTCAGCACAATCCGCAATCTCGGCAAAACGATCAAAGGTTGTAACACCAAAATGGGCCAATATTGCGATGAGGGCACGGAGATTATAGATAACAGCCATCCGTGGTTGAAAGTTTGCCGGTAAAGACACGTTCGCAATCGAGTTGTCACTCGCAATCTTTTGAAGTTTACCACCAGAGGCGATGATAGCGACTTGGGCAGATTTGGCTCGAGCGGCTTCAAGACCGGCAAGTGTCTCCTCGGTGTTACCCGAGTAGCTACTAGCAATTACCAGCGTATTGTAATTTACATACTCTGGAATATCGTAGGTACGAATTACTTCAAATGGAATGGTAAATTCACTCTTAAGCCACGATTTAGCCAAGAGTGCCGCTAAAGCAGAGCCGCCCATACCTACGACTACAACGTGGTCAATCTGTCGGCCATCATGATCAGGATGCAAAACCTCGACTGCAAACCTTGCCTGCTCAAATTGAGAGGCTGCGATCCCTAACGCATCCTCAGGATCGCGTTGTTTTAAAACATTATTATCATCCAACATGCCGAATGCACCCCCTACTTTTAACCCTTAACGGATTCATTTTCTTTACTCATCTGCTCCTATTATGATACAGTATTTAGTAAAGAAGCATAAGTAGTAATATTAGAGGTGGGCATGGATATTCAACCAACAAGTCAGCAACCAATTAGCGACGACCAAGAGCTAGCTAAAGTGCTCGCTGGCGTCAATCAACAAGCCGAGGAAGCCGCTGCAGCGCCAGTTGCTAGCGACACGCCAATAGAGCCTATTGCACCTCTTCCCGACCCCATGACAGTGCCACCAGCGCCAATTGAGGAGCCGGAACCTGCCAGTACGATGCCCGTTCCAATGTCAGCACCCGCTCCAGTTGTCATGCCAAGTGTGCCAGCCATTCCTAGTGACCTTGAAACAATCAAGCAAGACGCCCTAAGCGAACTTCGTCCTCTTGTCGACAAGCTTAATGTTTCACCTGAAGAAAAGTTCGATACATACTTGCTCTTACTTCGTTCTACAGATGATCAAGCCCTTATCGCTCCAGCACACGAGGCTGCACGCAACATCGCTGATGAGGCTCGTCGTGCACAGGCACTTCTCGACGTCATTAAAGAGATTGATTACCTCTCTAACCCGCCTCAGAACGCGTAGCATCTCGTACTTTCGACTTACATAGAACCACAGTCTTGCTTAAACTTTAGCTCACTAGATTCGACGGTTAGGATACTAGAGCAACCTCTCACCTTTTGTTTTTACAAGTTGGCCGGTTGCTCTTTTTGTTCGTCTATCGTCTTATCGCGTAGTAGCCTATAATAGCGATGGTTTCCAAAGACAACAATAGACTTTGTACGTAACATAAAGGAGATATCTAATTGTTTAAAATCCTCGGCCTCCATCGTAGACGTAATGCAGGCATTATTCTTATTCTTGCCATGATATTCATAGTCGTGTCATTTACCTATGGATTGAGCGTAACAAGTAAGCTCAGTAACGGAGGTTTCGAAAGTTCCACCTCAGAATCAACAAAAGCTCTTGCGACAATCAACCAGCAATTTAGTAAGAGTCAATCGTCCATGATCATTCTGTTCAGCGGTGGTCATATTGGATCAACGACGAGCGGTACCTACCAGGCAGAGGTAGAGCAATCACTCATCACGCTTAAGTCCGACAGCAACGTTACGTCTATGGAAAGTTACTACACAACAGGAAGTCCAGCGTTTCTTTCCAAAGATCAGCAGAGTACCTACGTACTTGTTGGATTAAAGGGAGATGATAACCACCAGGCAAGTGAAGCTGCCATTTTGCAAGACAAAATAAAGAGCGATAGACTTGATATTTCGTTCGGTGGTAAGGCTATCATCAATAATGCGATTACACAGCAGATCAATAAAGACCTTAAGGTATCTGAGGTCGTCTCTTTCACGATACTTGCTGTACTATTAGTTATTGTTTTTCGTGGAGTTATTGCAGCTCTCGTTCCATTACTCCTTGGTGGATTTGCAATACTTGGTGCATTTCTTGCCTTAAGAATTCTCGTTGATTTTACCTCAATCGTTACTTATGCGTTGAATATTGTAACGTTAGTAGGTCTTGGACTGGCTGTTGATTATTCGCTCCTCATTGTGAGTCGTTTTCGTGAAGAGATGCATATACACAAGAACGATACGTCAAAAGCTCTGGCTATCACGATGCATACTGCTGGACGAACCGTTTTCTTTAGCGGACTAACAGTTATCATGAGTCTTCTTGGACTACTCGTCTTCCCTCTCGACTTTTTGCGAAGTATGGGACTTGCAAGCGCATCAACTGTTATTGTTGCTATGCTCGCCGCACTCGTTGTGCTGCCGGCTCTCTTACGTTTACTTGGCCGACGTATTAACTGGCTTTCATTTGGATCAGCACGTCGAGTTGATCGAGCTGCTAGTAGAGGTGAGCGGATCGAGGATAAAGTCAGTATATGGTATAAGACGGGTAAATTCTTTATGGGGAGGCCGATTGTAACTGCAGTCGCCGCTATTGCTATTTTGCTATTTGCGGGTGCTCCATTCCTTCATATCAAACCCTCACTACCCGACTATAAGGTGCTGCCGACTGACAGCTCCGTTCGCCAAGTGAGCGAACGTTTAGATCAAGATTTTAGCTTTAGCTCATCACCAATCACGATCGTCTACACGACGAACGGTTCTCCTGTGAGTGAAGCCAACATAGCCTCTTTATACGGATACGTGCAGAAATTACAAGGGTTGGCCGGCGTAAATAGCGTAAATAGCGTTATGAACATTCCTCATGTAACTAATCTCGGTCAATACCAGGCTATGTATTCGAATTTTGAAAGTAATAGTGAGATGCAAGGTCGAACCGCCTCTGAACTCCATGGCGACACGGCGCTCATTGCCGTTAACCAAAGTTTTGACGCCGACTCACAAGAAGCGCGAGATTTGGTTGCAACAATTCGTAAGGTTTCACAACCTAGCGACGCGGTAATACAAGTGGGCGGCCAATCTGCCGCACTAGCTGATCAACTCTCGATTATTGGCACATATGCGCCATACGGATTATTGATTATAGCAGGTACACTCTTCGTACTTCTCTTCCTTATGCTTGGAAGTATCGTCATCCCTATCAAGGCACTTATCCAAAACTTCTTATCTTTAACAGCATCGTTTGGTGCACTGGTTTGGATTTTTCAAGACGGTCACTTAGCAAATGCGTTGCACTTAACAGCCGTCGGCTCAATAGATGCGACACAGCCAGTCCTTATCTTTGCTGTTGCGTTTGGTCTGTCTATGGACTATTCAGTCTTCCTCTATAGTCGTATTAAAGAGCAATATGACAAACTTCATGACACTGAGGAAGCAGTACTTGCTGGATTACAAAAAACTGGCTCGATTATTACCTCCGCCGCTATTCTCCTTTTCGTTGTAGTTGCCGCTTTTGCTACATCGAGAATCGCTGTTTTGCAGGAAATTGGGGTAGGGCTTGCTATCGCCATACTAATTGATGCGTTTCTTGTACGTATGGCTCTCGTCCCAGCTCTCATGCGAATCCTTGGTGTATACAACTGGTGGGCACCAAAGTTTCTTAAAAGCCTACACGAGAAGCTCGGGCTGAGTGAGAATTCATAACACTATTGGAATTGCGAGCCTACGTCCCCTACATGCATTCCTGCCATCATAACAGCGATGCAGCACTATATAATAATAGGCTCAGGCGCTTTGACGAAGCTTTTTCAGCCTAAATACTAACCCTCTACCACCTTTTTCAGGTTCGTAAGAATCATGCTCCATACACCAAGAGACTTATCTCGTGCTTCTACAGAAGGGAGGTTTTCTTCATGGATGGCCACCGTTGTTCCCCCCTCTCTTCCCGACAAAATAAACTGAACAAGTTCATAATTTTCAGGCACATCCGCCTGTCCTGTTCGTGAGCTAAAGTGCGTATACGAAAGCAGCTTATTCACTTCTATCTTCTGAATTATTCCTTTGTCTTCGTAAGCCTTGCCCTCCCACTCGCCTCGAAACATAATGGGGCTGCCGACTTTCCAGTCTGATTCCACGTTGGTACCGAAGAACCATTTTTTTACGATTATCGGATCGGTGATCGCTTGCCATACTTCGCTACTTGGAGCATCTATCTCTATAAAGGCATCTGACGTTATATTCATATTTATTTTCTCCTGACTCTTAGAGTAAAAAATGGATTTGCAAAATAGCTATTTACCATAATAGCCACGGACTTAGACCAATGCAACAGACATGATTCAAATCAGAGAGATACTCTGAATGTGGAGCACTGCTGTCGAACAGCATTCGCGCCTCTATTATACGGCGCGTAATCAAAGACTAGTCTTATGACACGAAGTAATACTTTCGTAAATCATTGCCATAACATATTATTTATTTTATAATAAAACGCCGGAACAAGGCGCCTGAGACCGATTGGACAGACGTGAGTAAGCTCGATCAGTACAAGAAGTTCATCAGCGCTGCTACGGCAGGCACGCAGGTGGTGGCGGCTCGGTTCGTCGCACCTGGCTTCCGAGCCACACTGGATCGTCACTGACATGGGTCACACGCTGAACCAGATGCACTGACGTCGGTCTGAGGCCGCGGGGTTGCCATACCGGCTTCCCCGCGGCCGATCTCACACCAAGCGAGTTTATCTAAAAACAGATCCCTGT
This portion of the Candidatus Chromulinivoraceae bacterium genome encodes:
- a CDS encoding ABC transporter ATP-binding protein, which encodes MAKTKTPPVIELRGLTKRYGLGDAEQTALDEIDLVIEKGEFITIMGPSGCGKTTLLNIIGLLDRANGGEYFLDGVSVERMSSARHARVRSQQIGIVFQSFNLINRLSVIENVALPLAYKGMSRTKRLRQASESLKNFHLSEREYYMPWQLSGGQMQRVAIARALVNNPSIILADEPTGNLDSRSSHVIMEELSDIHKRGNTIIMVTHNPDLTTYASRVIHMLDGTIDSDTKTPIVIEKPAPKVSMGSRRIKTAKSTKKSKTKAKAKKK
- a CDS encoding ABC transporter permease, with the protein product MSRPLFIEHFQNAYHSLRLTRMRTALTTLGVAIGVASITVILSLSSGIAQVISHQVQELGGNIAVVRPGVQHNDLAGFANPTIEQNYTTSTITEQDLSDINQINGVDKAAPLMVINGTLKSKSNTVKQSTIVATTPELADIAQLPIADGQFIDSVTNKNTAVIGSKLAVDLFGTDQPIGQSFTTNGQQFTIIGILKPMNNPINYNNIDFDHTLILSLESGKTFHQGTAQIQQIDVSAKNKDDLPRIINDITSKMTGNHLGEQDFSVLSGQQVSQPTNRFFIALTVVMTIIASISLLVGGIGIMNIMLVGVAERTREIGLRKAVGASNGNIVMQFLVESLIISILGGILGYIGGYLIAFIISTFLTFNPALTWQIAVAALSTSIVVGVIFGLYPALRAARKDPIESLRHYH
- a CDS encoding bifunctional phosphoglucose/phosphomannose isomerase, giving the protein MLDDNNVLKQRDPEDALGIAASQFEQARFAVEVLHPDHDGRQIDHVVVVGMGGSALAALLAKSWLKSEFTIPFEVIRTYDIPEYVNYNTLVIASSYSGNTEETLAGLEAARAKSAQVAIIASGGKLQKIASDNSIANVSLPANFQPRMAVIYNLRALIAILAHFGVTTFDRFAEIADCADWLGEETLNWVSGATTDKNYAKQLALMSVGKTPVFYAGSLMSPVAYKWKISWNENAKNVSFWNEYPEFNHNEFIGWTSHPVEKPFAIFDLVSEFEHPRILKRIEISDRLLSGQRPKAMEIKMKGKSVIAQMLWGSILADFVSIYVAVLNGVDPTPVQLIEKLKKQLDD
- a CDS encoding MMPL family transporter, whose translation is MFKILGLHRRRNAGIILILAMIFIVVSFTYGLSVTSKLSNGGFESSTSESTKALATINQQFSKSQSSMIILFSGGHIGSTTSGTYQAEVEQSLITLKSDSNVTSMESYYTTGSPAFLSKDQQSTYVLVGLKGDDNHQASEAAILQDKIKSDRLDISFGGKAIINNAITQQINKDLKVSEVVSFTILAVLLVIVFRGVIAALVPLLLGGFAILGAFLALRILVDFTSIVTYALNIVTLVGLGLAVDYSLLIVSRFREEMHIHKNDTSKALAITMHTAGRTVFFSGLTVIMSLLGLLVFPLDFLRSMGLASASTVIVAMLAALVVLPALLRLLGRRINWLSFGSARRVDRAASRGERIEDKVSIWYKTGKFFMGRPIVTAVAAIAILLFAGAPFLHIKPSLPDYKVLPTDSSVRQVSERLDQDFSFSSSPITIVYTTNGSPVSEANIASLYGYVQKLQGLAGVNSVNSVMNIPHVTNLGQYQAMYSNFESNSEMQGRTASELHGDTALIAVNQSFDADSQEARDLVATIRKVSQPSDAVIQVGGQSAALADQLSIIGTYAPYGLLIIAGTLFVLLFLMLGSIVIPIKALIQNFLSLTASFGALVWIFQDGHLANALHLTAVGSIDATQPVLIFAVAFGLSMDYSVFLYSRIKEQYDKLHDTEEAVLAGLQKTGSIITSAAILLFVVVAAFATSRIAVLQEIGVGLAIAILIDAFLVRMALVPALMRILGVYNWWAPKFLKSLHEKLGLSENS
- a CDS encoding SRPBCC family protein; translation: MNITSDAFIEIDAPSSEVWQAITDPIIVKKWFFGTNVESDWKVGSPIMFRGEWEGKAYEDKGIIQKIEVNKLLSYTHFSSRTGQADVPENYELVQFILSGREGGTTVAIHEENLPSVEARDKSLGVWSMILTNLKKVVEG